The Gammaproteobacteria bacterium genome segment GTGTGCTCGCGACCGCGCGCAACTTGTCGCTTGAGCTGCGCCCGTCGATGCTTGATGATCTTGGGTTGGCGGCGGCGCTGCGTTGGTATCTCGACCGGCAGGCACAGCGCGGCGGCTTCAAGTTGCAATTCGTCGCGGATAATGTCGACGGCCGCATGGTGCCGACGATCGAGACGGCGTGTTTCCGCTTGGCACAAGAAGCGTTGACCAACATTCTGCGGCACGCAAAGGCACAGCATGTACAAGTGAATCTGCGATTGTCTGGTGAAGAGTTGGAAATGCGTATCATCGACGACGGCAGCGGCTTCGATGTAGAAGCGGCGCGTGCCCGTGCCGCTAGCGGTGACAGCTTCGGATTGCTCGGTATGGAAGAACGCGCCTTGCTTGCTGGCGGCAGTCTAGAAATAATATCGACACCCGGGCACAGTACTACCGTTATCGCTCGGTTCCCTTTAACAACTACGCTAACGCTATGAACGCCATTCGTGTACTACTCGCCGATGATCACAGTCTCTTTCGCGCCGGCATCCAAGCGCTGCTCATGCAGATCGATGGCGTGCAAGTTGTCGGCGAAGCCGACACCGGCCGCAAAGCCTTGGAAATGGCGCGGGCCCATACACCCGATGTGGTGTTAATGGACATCGCAATGCCCGAGATGAATGGGCTCGATACCGCGGCCCGTCTTACCAAGGAATTTCCTGGGGTTCGCGTCATTATGTTGTCGATGCATGCCGGTGAAGAATACGTCATGCAGGCACTGCGTGCCGGTGCCTCGGGCTATCTGTTGAAGGATGCCGCGACCTCCGAGCTCGAATTAGCGGTGCGCGCGGTCGCGCGCGGTGAGACGTATTTGACGCCGACGATCTCCAAGCGCGTGATTGATGATTATTTGATGCGCACGACCGGCACGAGCAATTCGACTGATCAGCTGACCAAACGGCAACGTGAAATCTTGCAGTTGATCGCTAAGGGCTATACCTCGAAAGAAATGGCGCAGATGCTGAATTTGAGCCCGAAGACGATCGAAACGCATCGTACGCAGTTGATGAAGCAGCTTGATATTCACGATGTAGCGGGGTTAGTGCGATACGCTATTCGTGTGGGCCTCGTTACCCTG includes the following:
- a CDS encoding response regulator transcription factor, with translation MNAIRVLLADDHSLFRAGIQALLMQIDGVQVVGEADTGRKALEMARAHTPDVVLMDIAMPEMNGLDTAARLTKEFPGVRVIMLSMHAGEEYVMQALRAGASGYLLKDAATSELELAVRAVARGETYLTPTISKRVIDDYLMRTTGTSNSTDQLTKRQREILQLIAKGYTSKEMAQMLNLSPKTIETHRTQLMKQLDIHDVAGLVRYAIRVGLVTLDA